The following are from one region of the Arachis duranensis cultivar V14167 chromosome 10, aradu.V14167.gnm2.J7QH, whole genome shotgun sequence genome:
- the LOC127743031 gene encoding uncharacterized protein LOC127743031, with protein MEAIKLGYRHFDTASIYGSEQVMGEAIAEALKLGLISSRDELFIPSKLWLFDNHPDLVLLTLRKSLHNDAVKELADLTDILDKMDCIVIILVGLSEQHDSWAPLKVVQDHHLAADALNVHDGVELPLGDALAREQLERLTDDAITRAKPIIENCEKMNN; from the exons ATGGAGGCCATCAAGCTTGGTTACAGGCACTTCGACACTGCTTCCATTTATGGCTCCGAACAGGTTATGGGAGAAGCCATTGCTGAAGCCCTTAAACTTGGTCTCATAAGCTCTAGGGATGAACTTTTCATCCCTTCCAAATTATGGTTATTTGATAACCATCCCGATCTTGTTCTTCTTACTTTACGCAAATCACTTCA CAACGATGCAGTTAAAGAACTCGCCGATCTCACAGATATCCTTGACAAGATGGACTGCATTGTCATCATCCTCGTAGGCCTCTCGGAGCAACATGATAGCTGGGCTCCTCTAAAGGTGGTGCAAGATCACCACCTTGCGGCGGACGCCCTCAACGTCCACGATGGTGTAGAGCTTCCGCTTGGAGATGCTCTTGCACGTGAGCAACTCGAGCGTCTCACGGACGATGCAATAACAAGAGCAAAGCCGATAATAGAGAATTGTGAGAAGATgaacaattaa